Sequence from the Rhodanobacter sp. genome:
CGAACGGCAGTGCCGGCAGCAACGGCGACGCCATCCTGTTCTCCGGTGGCAGCAACACGCTGATGCTGGACTCGGGTTCGGTGCTGAACGGCGCAGTCGAGGTCGCCAATGGCGCCACCGCCACCATCGACATCGGCGCCAGCGGGCTGGATCTTTCCGGCGGCACGCTGGGCAACAGCGCACTGATCATCAACGGCGCCACCGCCATCGACACCGGCAGCAACATTTTCACCGTGTCCGGCGTGATCAGCGGCGGCAGTTCGCTGACCAAGCAGGGCGCCGGCACGCTCACCCTCAGTGGAGTCAGCACCTACACCGGCACCACCACGGTACAGGCCGGCACGCTGGAAGTGGGCGACGCCTCCACGCCTTCGGCCGTGCTGGGCGGTGACGTCGCCGTGGCGGCGGGCGGCACGCTGCGCGGCCACGGCACCATCGGCGGCAACGTCACCAGCGGCGGCACCGTGTGGGCCGGCGGCTCCATCGGCACGCTGACGATCCAGGGCAACTACACCCAAGCCGCCAACGGCGTGTTCCAAGTGGAGGCCACGCCGGGCGGCCAGGCCAGCCTGCTGCGTATCGGCGGCACCGCCAGCCTGGCAGGTACGGCCGTGGTGTTGAGTGACGCCAGCACGTGGGCGCCGCGCACGAACTACACGGTGCTCACCGCCGCGGGCGGCGTCAGTGGCCAGTTCGGCTCGGCCAGCAGCAGCCTTGCCTTCCTTACGCCCGTACTGAGTTACACCGCCAATACGGTGAACCTTTCGCTGCAGCGCAACGACATCAGCTTCAGCAGCGTGGCGCAGACGCCCAACCAGCGGGCCGTGGCGACGACTGCGAATCCGCTGGGCTATGACAACCAGATCTACGATGCACTGGTGTTGCTGGATGCGACCGCCGCCCGCCACGCCTTCGACCAGCTCTCCGGCGAGATCCACGCCTCCGCCCGCACGGCGGTCGTGGACAACGACCACTACGTGCGCGATGCGATCAACCAGCACCTCGCCGGGCAGAGCAACGACGCCAACGGCCTGAACGTTACCGACGCCGACGGCGTCACCGCCTGGACGTCCACCTGGGGCCACTGGGGCAGCCACGACAGCAACGGCAGTGCTTCGATGCTGCACGGCAACGGCAGCGGCCTGCTGTTCGGCATCGACATGCCGGTGGGCGATGCGGCTCGGCTCGGCGCGGTGATGGGCACGGGGCAAGGCTCGGCCGGCATCGACACGCTCGACTCGTCCGCGCACGTCACCGACCAGCACCTGGGCCTGTACGGCAGCGCGCAGACCGGCAGCCTGGCATGGCAGGCCGCGGCGATCTACGGCTGGGAGAAAGTGGACACGCACCGCTTCCTCGGCTTCGCCACGTTCGCCGGCACCGCCGACAGCAGCTACCACGCCCACACCGCGCAGGCCTATGTCGACGGCAGCCTGCCCTTCATGCACGGCAACAGCACGTTCGCGCCGTTCGCCAACCTGGCGGTGGAGCGCCTCAGCACGCCGAGCGTCAACGAGAACGGCACACCGGCCGCGCTCAACGTGGCCGCGCAGGACAGCACGGTCGGCTACGGCACGCTGGGCCTGCGCGCCAGCTTCGACCTCGGCGCGCCGAACCACGGCCTGCATGCCCATGCCAGCCTCGGCTGGCAACATGCCTGGGGCGACCTGTCGCCCACCGATACGATGCGCTTCGTCGACGGCACCGACCGCTTCGGCGTCTCGGGCGTTCCGCTGCTGCGCAATGCCGCCGCCGCCAGCCTCGGCATCAGCTTCACCATCGCGCCCAAGGTTTCGGTGGACGGCACCTACCAAGGCCAGTTCGGCAAGCAGGCCGGCGACCAGTCCGCGCGCATCAGCCTCGACTGGAAGTTCTGAGGCCACCAGGCAGCGGCTACCGAAGGCCGCTTGCGCCTCAGGATCGTTTCAGCAGCGCCTCGATCTCCAGCGGCTCCTTGGGCACGGCGGCGCTGAGCACCTCGTTGCCCTCGCGGGTCACCGCCACGTCGTCCTCGATGCGGATGCCGAGGCCGCGCCAGCGCTCGTCCACGCTGGCGTCGTCGGGCGGCACGTAGAGGCCGGGCTCCACCGTCACCACCATGCCGGGCTCCAGCACACGCGAGACGCCGTCGATGCGGTAGTCGCCGGCGTCGTGCACGTCCAGGCCCAGCCAGTGGCCGGTCTTGCCGGGGAAGAAGCGCTGGTAGCTGCCCTCGGCGATGGCGGTGTCGGCGTCGCCCTTGAGCAGGCCCAGCGCGCACAGGCCTTCGGCGATCACGCGCACCGCGGCGTGGTGCGCGGCGTCGAACGGCTGGCCGGGGCGCACTTCGTCGATGGCGGCGAGCTGGGCGGCCAGCACCACTTCGTACAGCGCGCGCTGCGCGCGGCTGTAGCGGCCGTTGACCGGGATGGTGCGGCTGATGTCGCTGGCGTAGCAGTCCAGCTCGGCGCCGGCGTCGATCAGCAGCAGGTCGCCATCCATCAGTCGTGCGCGGTTGTGCTGGTAGTGCATCACGCAGGCGTTGCCGCCGCCGGCGACGATGGGCGTGAACGCGGGCACTGCGCCGCGGCTGCGCATGGCGTGCAGCAGTTCGGCTTCCACTTCGTATTCGTGGCGGCCCGGCAGCGCGCAACGCCACGCGGCGAGATGCGCTTCGCCGGCGATGCCGGCGGCGGCGCGCATCAGCTTCAATTCGGCGCGCGACTTGTACAGCCGCAGGTCGTGCAGCAGGTGGCCCAGCGCCACGAATTCCTTGGGCACCACGCCGCCGCCGCGCAATTGGCGCAAACGGCGCATCCAGCCCAGCAGCTGCGCGTCGAACGCCGGCTCACGGCCGAAGTGGCAGTACACGCGCGCCCTGCCCTCGATCATGCCGGGCAGGATGTCGTCGATGTCGTCGATGGGGAAGGCGTCGTCCATGCCGTAATCGGCCACCGCGCGTTCGGTGCCCACGGACGGACCGTGCCAGCGCGCCTGCTCGGCGTCGCGTTCGCGGCAGAACAGCACGGCCTCGCCGTGCCGGCGGCCCGGCAGCAGGGCCAGCACCGCCTCGGGCTCGGGGAAACCGGCGAGGTAGTGGAAATCCGAATCCTGCCGGTACGGCCAGGCGGCATCGGCGTTGCGCAGGCGCTCGGGCGCGGCGGCGATCAGCAGCGCAGCGTCCTCGCCGGCCATCGCCATCAGCTGGCGGCGGCGGCGCGCGAACTCCTCGCCCGCGATCGGCGGAACCGCGATGCGGTCGAGCGCGGCGTTCAATGCAGGCGGTCGCTGCCGGACGGGCCGCGGCCGGCGGATTCGGTGTAGAGCAGCAACGCGCCCACGCGCAGGAATTCCTGCACTTCGATCAGCGCGTCCTCGTCTTCGGCGGCGTCGCCGAAATCGAAGGACGAGGCGGCGACGGTGCCGAAATCGCGCAGCACTTCCTGCGCGTCGTCCGACAGCTTGGCGTGCGCCTCGGTGCCGGCCAGGCCGAAGCCGCCGAGGAAGCCGCGGCACCAGTCCACCACCGCGTCGGCGCGCTCGTCGAGCGGACGGTCGGCGTCCGGCAGCAGCGGCTCGAAGCCGAGTTCGGGATCGGCCAGCGCATCGCGGCACTGGCGCAGCAGAGTGTCCAGGGCGGCCTGGTCGGCCGGGCCGGGCTGGACGTCTTCGCCGCCTTCCAGTTCCAGCGCGGCAAGCAGCTTGCCGCCGTTCGGCGTGGCGCCGCCGGCCAGATAGCCGCACAACGAGCCGTGCAGTTCGCTGGCGTCGACGCCCAGGCGCAGGCGCACGATCAGCGCGTCCAACTGGTCGTGGCTGAGCGGTTCGTTGGCCGGCATGGCGGGACTCCTCGGGGACGGCCGCCCATTCTACGCCAGACGTGTCGCCGCCCCCGTTTCGCGCGGCGACGTACTGTTATAGTTCCACGCATGAACCCCGCCGATTCCGCACCGCCCGACTCCGTCCAGATCGAACTGGAGGCGCTTGGCCGCCAGGTCGATCGCCTGCTCGACACGGTGCGCCGGCTCAGCGAGGAAAACCGCAGCCTGCGGCACAGCCAGGAGCAGCTGTCGGGCGAACGCGCCAGCCTGCTCGCGCGCAACGAACAGGCGCGCAGCCGGGTCGAGGCGATGATCCAGCGGCTGAAATCGCTCGAAGGCAATGGTTGAACCCATGAGTACACCCGGCAACAACGATCCGGTCGCGCTGCGGCTGATCGACCGCGAATTCCTGATCGCCTGCGCGCCGGAAGAGCGCGAGGGCCTGGTGGAGGCTGCGGCCCTGCTCGACCGCAAGATGCGCGAGCTGCGCGCCAACGCGCGCGCCCCCAGCTTCGAGCGCCTCGCCGTGCTGGCCGCGGTGAGCATGACCCATGAGCTGCTGGCGCTGCGCAAGCAGCAAGGCGGCAACGGCCAGCAGACCGCGCACCGCCTCGCCGCGCTGCGCCAACGGCTGGAATTCGCGCTGGAGAGCGCCGGCTCGACGCCGCACGATTCAGTAGCGGATTTGTTTCCGAAAGCCTAAAATCGATCCCGGCGTTTTCTGCGGTGTGCGCCGGCACACTCTTACATTTGCCTTGTTCCTAAATACGGCCCCGGGTCGGCTTTTCATCGGTTGTTGTGCATGTCCGCCGCGTGCGGAAAGCCTCGAGACCATGTCGCCCTCCCACCTGATCCATCGTGGATCAAGGTCGTTTGGTGGGCAGCGGCATCGCGGTTGACGCCACCATTCCACGCCCCGTCCGTCGCACGACTGACGGGGCGTTTTTCGATGAGGAGCCTGCGCATGCCCGTGGACGCCGCCGACCACCGCCGCGAACTGCGCCAGCAAATGGCCGAACGCCGCCGCGCGCTGCCGCCGCCGGCGCGCATCGCCGCGGCGCAGGGCCTGCGCCGCTCGCTGGAACAGTTGCCCGAATACCTCACCGACGTGCGCGTGGCCGGCTACTGGGCCACCGGCGGCGAGCTGCCGCTGAACCTGGTCATCCCGCCGCTGGCGGCACGCGGCCAGCGTTTCCTGCTGCCGCTGCTGGCCAGCAACAAGGAACTGCATTTCGCGCCCTGGAACAGCGGCGACGACGTGGCGCCGAACCGCTACGGCATCCCCGAGCCGGTGGCGCCGCGCGAATGGTTCGCGCCGTTCCAGCTCGACCTAGTGCTGGTGCCGCTGCTGGCCTTCGACCGCCGCGGCCATCGGCTCGGCCACGGCGGCGGCTACTACGACCGCAGCTTCGCCTTCGTCAAGGACCAGGCGCGTCCCACCGAACCGCTGCTGGTGGGCGTGGCCTACGCTTTCCAGGAAGTCGAACGGCTGCAGGCGGAACCCTGGGACGTGCCGCTGGACTACGTGGCTACCGACCGCGAACTGATCGACTGCCACGCCACGGAGCCCGCCGCATGAAGAACCACTGGCTGATGAAGTCCGAGCCGGACGCCTTCTCCATCGACGACCTCAAGCGCAAGAAGCGCGAAGCCTGGGACGGCGTGCGCAACTACCAGGCGCGCAACTACATGCGCGACGGCATGCGCGTGGGCGACCCGGTGTTCTTCTACCACTCCAACTGCGCCGAGCCCGGCATCGTGGGCATCGCCCAGGTCGCCACCGACGCCTACCCCGACCCCAGCCAGTTCGACCCCAAGAGCAAGTACTTCGACGCCGGCAGCTCGCGCGACAACCCGCGCTGGATGCTGGTGGACGTCAAGTTCGTGAAGAAGCTCAAGCGCACCATCACGCTGAAGGAACTGCAGGCCGACGCCGCGCTGGACGGCATGGTGTTGCTGCGCAAGGGCAGCCGCCTGTCGGTGCAGCCGGTGGAGGCGGCGCACTGGGAGCATATCCTCGCGCTGGAGTAACGGCGCTTGCGCACCCGCGGACCGGCTTCGCGGCGCGCCGCCTGGCAATCAACCCTTGGGCGGCGTCGCAGGCACCTGCTGGAACACCCGCTGCAACACGAAGTCCCCGGTGACTTCCTCACCCGACAGCAGCATCGCCATCAGCTCGCCGCCCAGCACCTGCGGCGCGATCACCACGTCGGGCTGCACCAGCCTGACCCGGCCGAGATGGCTGGCGTCGTTCACCGCGGCGATGGTGCGCGCGCTGCCGGCGAGTTCCTTCACCGCGAGCACCACGAAGGCGTTCTCGGAATCGTCCGCCATCATCGCCAGCACCGCCTCGGCCTTGTGCGCGCCGGCCTGGCGCAGCACGTCGAGGTTGCTGGGATCGCCCACCACCAGGTCCACGCCGGCCAGCTCGCCTTCCGCCGGCGTCTCGCGCAAGAGGCGCGTGACCGGCCGGCCGCGCCGCGCCAGTTCGCGCCAGGTGTTGATGGCCAGCGAGGAGTTGCCGATCACCACGAAGTGGTTTTCCCGTTTCATGCCCGAACCCTTGCGGTTGACGATGCGTTGTAGGCTGCGGCTCACCATCGGCGCGATCACCGCGGTCAGCGAGGTGGCGAACACCGCCACGCCGAGCACGATCACCGATACGGCGAACAGCTTGGCCTCCGGCGTCACCGGCACGATGTCGCCGTAGCCCACCGTGCTCATGGTGACCATCGCGTAGTACAGCGCGGTGGTGAGGTCGGTGATCGCCGGCCGGAAATCCGCGCCCAGGTAGTAGCTGCCGAAGGTGGCGTAGATCAGCAGCATCGCCACCGAGGTCAGCGCGAACAGCGTGCTGGCGGCCACGCTGGAACGGTCGAAGTGGCGCCACGCCGCCAGCAGCGCACCGAGCAGCAGCACGAAGTAGGCGAACAGCACCCGCGCATGGTGCGCACCGGCCAGCAGGTTCACCAGGGCGGTGGCGGCCAGCAGCAGCGCCATCGTCCACGCCAGCCGCGAGCGCAGCAGC
This genomic interval carries:
- a CDS encoding aminopeptidase P N-terminal domain-containing protein, with amino-acid sequence MNAALDRIAVPPIAGEEFARRRRQLMAMAGEDAALLIAAAPERLRNADAAWPYRQDSDFHYLAGFPEPEAVLALLPGRRHGEAVLFCRERDAEQARWHGPSVGTERAVADYGMDDAFPIDDIDDILPGMIEGRARVYCHFGREPAFDAQLLGWMRRLRQLRGGGVVPKEFVALGHLLHDLRLYKSRAELKLMRAAAGIAGEAHLAAWRCALPGRHEYEVEAELLHAMRSRGAVPAFTPIVAGGGNACVMHYQHNRARLMDGDLLLIDAGAELDCYASDISRTIPVNGRYSRAQRALYEVVLAAQLAAIDEVRPGQPFDAAHHAAVRVIAEGLCALGLLKGDADTAIAEGSYQRFFPGKTGHWLGLDVHDAGDYRIDGVSRVLEPGMVVTVEPGLYVPPDDASVDERWRGLGIRIEDDVAVTREGNEVLSAAVPKEPLEIEALLKRS
- a CDS encoding YecA family protein; the encoded protein is MPANEPLSHDQLDALIVRLRLGVDASELHGSLCGYLAGGATPNGGKLLAALELEGGEDVQPGPADQAALDTLLRQCRDALADPELGFEPLLPDADRPLDERADAVVDWCRGFLGGFGLAGTEAHAKLSDDAQEVLRDFGTVAASSFDFGDAAEDEDALIEVQEFLRVGALLLYTESAGRGPSGSDRLH
- a CDS encoding TIGR02449 family protein, producing MNPADSAPPDSVQIELEALGRQVDRLLDTVRRLSEENRSLRHSQEQLSGERASLLARNEQARSRVEAMIQRLKSLEGNG
- a CDS encoding 5-formyltetrahydrofolate cyclo-ligase; translation: MPVDAADHRRELRQQMAERRRALPPPARIAAAQGLRRSLEQLPEYLTDVRVAGYWATGGELPLNLVIPPLAARGQRFLLPLLASNKELHFAPWNSGDDVAPNRYGIPEPVAPREWFAPFQLDLVLVPLLAFDRRGHRLGHGGGYYDRSFAFVKDQARPTEPLLVGVAYAFQEVERLQAEPWDVPLDYVATDRELIDCHATEPAA
- a CDS encoding EVE domain-containing protein, with amino-acid sequence MKNHWLMKSEPDAFSIDDLKRKKREAWDGVRNYQARNYMRDGMRVGDPVFFYHSNCAEPGIVGIAQVATDAYPDPSQFDPKSKYFDAGSSRDNPRWMLVDVKFVKKLKRTITLKELQADAALDGMVLLRKGSRLSVQPVEAAHWEHILALE
- the kch gene encoding voltage-gated potassium channel protein, with the protein product MWLRTTRQRWRAIGQRTRQLLRTPYWFPHIPLALLLGLGALALLRLDLGADWQHYLARLATGQFNLRPNVLPPLLIGLGLLTMAIGLLLRSRLAWTMALLLAATALVNLLAGAHHARVLFAYFVLLLGALLAAWRHFDRSSVAASTLFALTSVAMLLIYATFGSYYLGADFRPAITDLTTALYYAMVTMSTVGYGDIVPVTPEAKLFAVSVIVLGVAVFATSLTAVIAPMVSRSLQRIVNRKGSGMKRENHFVVIGNSSLAINTWRELARRGRPVTRLLRETPAEGELAGVDLVVGDPSNLDVLRQAGAHKAEAVLAMMADDSENAFVVLAVKELAGSARTIAAVNDASHLGRVRLVQPDVVIAPQVLGGELMAMLLSGEEVTGDFVLQRVFQQVPATPPKG